A genomic region of Nostoc sp. UHCC 0702 contains the following coding sequences:
- a CDS encoding rubrerythrin family protein, translating into MDFTKKVPFFNLKTVAVFGAMALSILGLNGCIPQTPVAIVEPSVPAVATQVNTKPESTTVKNLISAYNGESNAHVMYLAFAQKADGEGYKEVGSLFRAAARAEAIHRDNHAKVIQAMGGTPKNNIPTPVVNSTAANLTQAIKGESYERDTMYPGFIKEAKQSGNKAAVQTFDYALEAETRHAKLYTTAKNNLASWKQANRPLYVCPVSGYTTLDANSKNCSQPFEKSI; encoded by the coding sequence ATGGATTTTACCAAGAAAGTACCATTTTTTAATCTCAAAACTGTTGCTGTATTTGGAGCAATGGCGCTGAGTATTCTAGGTTTAAATGGTTGCATTCCACAAACTCCAGTTGCGATCGTTGAACCATCTGTGCCTGCGGTGGCTACCCAAGTTAATACTAAGCCGGAGTCTACCACAGTCAAAAATCTCATATCTGCTTACAATGGCGAATCTAACGCTCATGTAATGTATCTGGCTTTTGCACAAAAAGCTGATGGGGAAGGTTACAAGGAAGTTGGTAGTCTCTTCCGCGCCGCCGCACGAGCAGAAGCAATTCACCGCGATAATCATGCTAAGGTGATTCAGGCAATGGGCGGCACACCTAAAAATAATATTCCTACACCTGTAGTCAACTCTACTGCTGCAAATCTGACACAGGCCATTAAAGGTGAGTCTTACGAACGCGATACTATGTATCCTGGCTTTATTAAAGAGGCGAAACAGTCTGGTAATAAAGCTGCTGTCCAAACTTTTGACTACGCTCTAGAAGCAGAAACGAGACACGCCAAACTCTACACCACAGCTAAGAATAATCTCGCTTCTTGGAAACAGGCAAATCGTCCTTTATATGTCTGCCCTGTATCTGGTTATACAACACTTGATGCAAATAGCAAAAATTGCTCTCAGCCTTTTGAGAAATCAATTTAA
- a CDS encoding ubiquinol-cytochrome c reductase iron-sulfur subunit, translated as MNRREFFGWVGLGAIATSLPVAMSACSSQSTPSKLTNASSRPDGFKAIGTLAELDQKGHILNQDVIIIRNPTDKNSLIAVNPTCTHAGCTVNWEQDQKSFVCPCHESKFAPDGKVLGGPATEALQTYTAKLEGGDVLVIRNS; from the coding sequence ATGAATCGACGTGAATTTTTCGGCTGGGTGGGTTTGGGCGCGATCGCAACTTCGTTACCTGTGGCCATGTCCGCCTGTTCTTCTCAATCCACTCCTTCTAAGTTAACTAATGCTTCATCACGTCCCGATGGTTTTAAAGCTATAGGTACTCTAGCAGAGTTAGACCAAAAAGGTCATATTCTCAATCAGGATGTAATTATCATACGTAATCCCACAGACAAAAATAGTTTGATAGCTGTCAATCCTACCTGTACCCATGCAGGTTGTACCGTGAATTGGGAACAAGACCAGAAATCTTTTGTCTGTCCTTGTCACGAGTCGAAATTTGCACCAGACGGTAAGGTACTGGGAGGCCCCGCAACGGAAGCATTACAAACTTACACAGCTAAGTTGGAAGGTGGGGATGTGTTGGTAATTCGTAATTCGTAA